One window from the genome of Rhodopirellula halodulae encodes:
- a CDS encoding glycosyl hydrolase — MYSETAGTRKTLGDVDVIYHDGIYHLFHLVLPNHDFIAHAVSDNCFSWRRVENALFIGDPGSWDDSMLWTMHVTPNPHRKGSWRMFYTGLSRRDHGAKQRLGMAESDDLYCWKKVPVAWEDRRSELPYELPLRPPQPPFEQDMQSCFPLSPDREHYESEIDEGRNWVSWRDPFYYREGARGWLLAAGRVNHGPIVRRGCVAVMEETKPNQFEQRPPLHHPGLYDDIEVPNLFKINGDYYLVGSMREDAKIRYWHTEKIGKPWRSYADNVLLASGNYAGRITNDERGVLLWSFFTPGGADRQTENLMPPPKRIARLPNGQLEVRTFEGFDSLVDEELEVDKLTPIKSVDCQSDRTKHDGSFEMNCESGFQCFVMEEDLSCFRLRAKMQMLNDGKCGIAFRLNRENHDGYYLSLDLFKGVGQLRAWGSGPDGAGEETMQFRTLQAGYWEREKRGEAEIQLIAYGSYIEVSVGNRVLLSLADQTFHVGAVGFNLESGRLRVCDLRVERFLPPLQSDEHLANG, encoded by the coding sequence ATGTATTCCGAAACAGCTGGCACGCGAAAGACACTGGGCGACGTTGACGTCATCTATCACGATGGCATCTACCATCTCTTTCACCTCGTCCTGCCCAACCACGACTTCATCGCTCACGCTGTGAGCGACAATTGTTTCTCGTGGCGGCGAGTTGAGAACGCATTGTTCATCGGTGATCCGGGTAGCTGGGACGACTCCATGCTTTGGACCATGCACGTGACGCCCAATCCGCATCGCAAAGGATCATGGCGGATGTTCTACACCGGACTTTCACGCCGAGATCACGGAGCCAAGCAACGTTTGGGCATGGCAGAGAGCGATGACTTGTATTGTTGGAAGAAGGTCCCCGTTGCTTGGGAGGACCGACGTTCAGAATTGCCTTACGAGCTGCCACTTCGTCCACCGCAACCTCCTTTCGAACAAGACATGCAGAGCTGTTTTCCGCTCAGCCCGGACCGTGAACACTATGAGTCCGAAATTGACGAAGGCAGGAACTGGGTGTCATGGCGTGACCCGTTCTATTATCGCGAGGGTGCTCGTGGATGGTTGCTCGCCGCGGGTCGCGTGAACCACGGACCAATTGTCCGCCGTGGTTGCGTGGCGGTGATGGAAGAAACCAAGCCGAATCAATTCGAGCAGCGGCCCCCGCTACATCATCCTGGACTGTACGACGACATCGAAGTCCCCAATTTGTTCAAGATCAACGGAGACTACTACCTCGTCGGCAGTATGCGAGAAGACGCGAAAATTCGTTATTGGCACACCGAGAAAATTGGCAAGCCTTGGCGAAGCTATGCCGACAACGTTCTGCTTGCCAGCGGTAACTACGCCGGTCGAATCACCAACGATGAGCGGGGTGTGTTGCTGTGGTCGTTCTTCACTCCCGGTGGAGCCGACCGTCAAACCGAAAACCTGATGCCGCCTCCCAAACGAATCGCTCGCCTTCCCAATGGTCAGCTCGAGGTACGCACCTTTGAGGGTTTCGATTCCTTGGTGGACGAGGAGTTGGAAGTCGACAAACTCACCCCCATCAAATCGGTCGACTGCCAATCCGATCGAACCAAACACGATGGGTCGTTCGAGATGAACTGCGAGTCGGGTTTTCAGTGCTTCGTGATGGAAGAGGACCTGAGCTGTTTTCGTCTGAGAGCCAAAATGCAAATGCTCAACGATGGAAAGTGCGGCATCGCCTTTCGGTTGAATCGCGAAAACCACGATGGCTACTACCTCTCATTGGACTTGTTCAAAGGAGTGGGCCAACTGAGAGCGTGGGGAAGCGGCCCCGATGGTGCCGGCGAAGAAACGATGCAATTTCGAACGCTTCAGGCTGGTTACTGGGAACGCGAAAAACGCGGGGAAGCGGAGATTCAATTGATCGCGTACGGCAGCTACATCGAAGTCTCAGTTGGCAATCGCGTTCTGCTGTCCTTGGCTGATCAAACCTTCCACGTCGGTGCGGTCGGTTTCAACCTAGAAAGCGGGCGGCTTCGAGTCTGCGACCTGCGTGTCGAACGGTTTTTGCCTCCACTTCAATCGGACGAGCACTTGGCGAACGGATAA
- a CDS encoding phospholipase D-like domain-containing protein gives MIWFVAYISSVAGAFLSIVAITMIRHEERHNVGRLGWLGLVLLSPPIGLILFLWLGGRKISAEHSQRKLVDLPPAEAASVPAETSLEKLLETRGLRRPTVGNEIQLLDDTRDVLEAYLRLIEEAKDTIYIMTFIMDERKGAQRIVDQLCRRARDGVQVRLLCDGFGSFQMSDTQLEQIRAAGGRAERFKPMSQLSRLAYLNFRNHRKLAVVDARKAILGGANLVEEELDVSGNDNRWVDMSVQIEGPAAAQLQAVFCSDWNFVTEEQLPPTDFQIDERSVENTANDQRTRMTTMPIGPDGPEEILEDFWDFMIHRAEERIWICTPYFVPTSQAISSLEAACRRGIDVRILVPENSDLRPVDYARIDYMNDLEYLGGKIYRYQDAMVHAKVGIIDQSAALVGSANFDVRSFFLNYELSVVVHDQPTIKRFSDWYESLLPNCDEGVPETTTWRATLGLCARLFASEL, from the coding sequence ATGATTTGGTTCGTCGCATACATCAGCAGCGTTGCGGGTGCATTCCTGAGCATCGTGGCGATCACGATGATTCGGCACGAGGAACGTCACAATGTGGGACGTTTGGGATGGTTGGGGCTGGTTCTATTGTCGCCGCCGATCGGTTTGATTCTGTTTCTATGGCTCGGCGGTCGCAAAATCTCCGCTGAGCATTCACAGCGCAAGCTGGTCGATCTCCCTCCAGCCGAAGCCGCGAGCGTCCCTGCGGAAACGAGCTTGGAAAAGCTACTCGAAACTCGCGGGTTGCGACGCCCCACGGTGGGCAATGAAATCCAATTGCTCGATGACACGCGAGATGTCTTGGAAGCCTACTTGCGGTTGATCGAGGAAGCGAAAGACACGATCTACATCATGACCTTCATCATGGATGAGCGAAAAGGCGCGCAGCGAATCGTCGATCAGCTCTGCCGACGAGCTCGCGACGGCGTCCAGGTACGTTTGCTGTGCGATGGATTCGGCTCCTTTCAAATGTCGGACACACAACTGGAGCAAATCCGCGCGGCGGGTGGTCGAGCAGAACGCTTCAAACCAATGTCTCAACTCAGCCGGTTGGCATATCTGAATTTCCGAAATCACCGGAAGCTGGCGGTCGTTGACGCGAGGAAAGCGATCCTTGGTGGAGCCAACTTGGTCGAAGAAGAACTTGACGTGTCCGGCAACGACAATCGCTGGGTGGACATGAGCGTCCAGATCGAAGGCCCTGCCGCGGCACAATTGCAAGCGGTGTTCTGCAGCGATTGGAACTTCGTCACGGAAGAGCAATTGCCACCGACGGATTTTCAAATTGATGAACGATCCGTTGAGAACACAGCGAATGATCAACGGACGCGGATGACCACCATGCCGATCGGGCCGGATGGTCCAGAGGAGATCCTGGAGGACTTCTGGGATTTCATGATCCATCGAGCGGAGGAACGCATTTGGATTTGCACGCCCTACTTTGTTCCGACGTCGCAAGCGATCAGTTCTTTGGAGGCGGCGTGTCGTCGAGGCATCGATGTGAGAATCCTGGTTCCTGAGAACAGTGATCTGCGTCCCGTGGATTACGCCCGTATCGATTACATGAACGACCTCGAATACTTGGGCGGAAAGATTTATCGCTATCAGGACGCCATGGTCCACGCCAAGGTAGGAATCATCGATCAGTCGGCGGCCCTCGTCGGTTCAGCCAACTTCGATGTGAGATCGTTCTTTTTGAACTACGAGCTATCCGTTGTGGTGCACGACCAACCGACGATCAAGCGGTTCAGTGACTGGTACGAATCGTTGCTACCCAACTGCGATGAAGGCGTGCCAGAAACCACGACTTGGCGAGCGACGTTGGGACTCTGTGCACGCTTGTTCGCATCGGAGTTGTGA
- a CDS encoding LptF/LptG family permease yields MIPTRLTRTILFEILRIFVIALVVLTTLILLIAVGRELIRKGLGPMAVLQLLPFAIPISLQHAVPATALFSVCCVYGRMAADGEISTVKASGISPLKLLQPAIVFAALLSPVAVYCSDMAVSWGKPGVKRVVLLSIEDIAYRLLQSDHSYTSDHGFSIHVREIVGRRMISPRVTVRGNGDDAFTVTANEGQLVMDEESQSLKLKLIDSEMIRGKALQGYIPGEYDFEIPLGNALDEDDISTRSPSELPLRLIRDEKLRQRERTHAKIGELAAFTGFSLMTSRPTEIGGEKSQSIQSSLNGSRHRLTRLRTEPWRRWAEGFTCFFFVLVGAPLAIVAKTSDYWTTFGMCFLPTILVYYPLYLLGLDQAKSGDMPPYGVWIGNVVLSGVGLLLIARVRRY; encoded by the coding sequence GTGATCCCCACCCGTTTAACACGCACGATCCTGTTCGAGATCCTTCGGATCTTCGTGATCGCGTTGGTGGTGCTCACAACGTTGATTTTGCTCATCGCGGTGGGACGGGAGTTGATTCGAAAAGGGCTCGGCCCGATGGCAGTGCTGCAGCTCTTGCCATTCGCGATCCCGATTTCTTTGCAGCATGCCGTTCCGGCGACCGCGTTGTTTTCCGTTTGCTGTGTTTATGGACGGATGGCGGCGGATGGCGAAATCTCGACGGTCAAAGCATCGGGCATTTCGCCGTTGAAGTTGCTGCAGCCGGCGATTGTTTTCGCGGCGTTGCTCAGCCCCGTCGCGGTGTATTGCAGCGACATGGCGGTTTCCTGGGGCAAGCCCGGTGTGAAGCGAGTGGTGTTGCTGTCGATCGAAGACATCGCCTACCGCTTGCTGCAGTCCGACCATTCCTACACCTCCGATCATGGGTTTTCGATCCACGTTCGCGAAATTGTTGGCCGGCGAATGATTTCCCCAAGAGTCACCGTTCGCGGCAATGGCGACGACGCTTTCACGGTCACTGCCAACGAAGGGCAATTGGTCATGGACGAGGAAAGCCAATCGTTGAAACTCAAATTGATCGACAGTGAAATGATTCGCGGGAAAGCTCTTCAGGGCTACATCCCGGGCGAATACGACTTCGAGATTCCGCTGGGCAACGCGTTGGACGAAGACGACATTTCAACACGCAGTCCCAGTGAGTTGCCGTTGCGTCTGATTCGTGACGAGAAGTTGCGACAGCGAGAACGGACTCACGCAAAGATCGGTGAGCTGGCCGCCTTCACCGGATTCTCGTTGATGACCTCGCGCCCGACCGAGATCGGTGGCGAGAAATCACAATCGATCCAATCCAGCCTCAACGGCAGTCGTCATCGCTTGACGCGTTTACGAACGGAGCCTTGGCGACGTTGGGCAGAAGGCTTCACTTGCTTCTTCTTTGTCCTCGTCGGTGCTCCGCTGGCAATTGTGGCTAAAACCAGCGATTACTGGACCACCTTCGGAATGTGCTTCCTGCCGACGATCCTGGTCTACTACCCGCTGTACTTGTTGGGGCTGGATCAAGCGAAATCAGGCGACATGCCACCCTACGGTGTTTGGATTGGCAATGTGGTGTTGTCGGGCGTCGGGTTGTTGTTGATCGCCCGTGTGCGACGCTACTGA
- a CDS encoding dienelactone hydrolase family protein has product MLRSTNAFFVRSTSRFTGAVAGGLIALCLLSSIAQAEIQTQTIVYQDGDVTLEGFLAFDTKVRPAGTQGMEGKPGVLVVHQWMGLTDYERRRCKQLAELGYVAFALDIYGRGVRPADTTEAASMSGKYKGDRELYRRRLNLGLEQLRKAENVAEGHLAAIGYCFGGTGVLELVRSGAEVNGVVSFHGGLDSPTPEDGANIQAKILLCHGADDPFVPEEDIKAMIAEFDEHEVDWQMNVYANAVHSFTQPMAGNDNSKGAAYNEKADMRSWDAMRVFFHELFATKSTN; this is encoded by the coding sequence ATGCTGCGTTCGACCAACGCATTTTTCGTTCGCTCCACAAGCCGGTTCACCGGGGCCGTTGCAGGAGGTTTGATCGCACTTTGCTTGCTCAGCAGTATTGCTCAAGCTGAGATTCAAACTCAGACCATTGTTTATCAAGACGGCGATGTGACGTTGGAAGGGTTTTTGGCGTTCGATACCAAAGTCCGTCCCGCGGGGACTCAGGGCATGGAAGGAAAGCCTGGCGTCTTGGTCGTTCATCAATGGATGGGACTGACGGACTACGAACGTCGTCGTTGCAAACAACTCGCTGAGCTCGGCTACGTCGCGTTTGCTTTGGATATCTACGGTCGAGGCGTTCGGCCTGCTGATACGACCGAAGCGGCGTCGATGTCAGGCAAATACAAAGGTGATCGCGAATTGTATCGACGCCGGCTGAATCTTGGCCTGGAACAACTTCGCAAAGCGGAAAACGTCGCGGAGGGGCATCTTGCCGCCATCGGTTATTGCTTCGGCGGAACGGGCGTGCTTGAGTTGGTTCGAAGTGGAGCGGAGGTCAACGGTGTGGTCAGCTTCCATGGCGGATTGGATTCACCAACGCCTGAAGACGGAGCCAACATCCAGGCCAAAATTCTTCTCTGCCATGGTGCGGACGATCCCTTCGTTCCCGAAGAAGACATCAAAGCCATGATTGCTGAGTTCGATGAGCATGAAGTTGATTGGCAAATGAATGTTTACGCCAACGCGGTGCATTCATTCACTCAGCCGATGGCGGGCAATGACAACAGCAAAGGAGCTGCCTACAACGAGAAAGCCGACATGCGATCTTGGGATGCCATGCGGGTCTTCTTTCACGAACTGTTCGCGACCAAAAGCACGAACTAG
- the ylqF gene encoding ribosome biogenesis GTPase YlqF: MSIQWFPGHMHKARLEMQSALPKVDVVIEIIDARIPYSSANPLLSDLRGDKACLKVLAKSDLADPRMTEEWLEFFERSESTRARAVTTEDVPTIRRLKSAVIGMCPQRQGRLINAMVMGIPNVGKSTIINFLAGRKVAKTGNTPAVTQHQQKVDIGDGVILWDTPGMLWPKVHNPNSGYRLALIGSIKDTAMDYSDVGFFAARHLSQHYPDRLAERFDLEEIAENELGIIEDIGRRRGCLGRNNRVDLERASRILIQEYRSGGLGRLTLETPATMQRERLQTEKAVAEAAEAARLKDEKRKKRFKAKQRAQRKSREMDASRRERRR, encoded by the coding sequence ATGTCGATTCAATGGTTTCCTGGCCACATGCACAAAGCTCGGCTGGAGATGCAATCCGCACTTCCCAAAGTGGACGTGGTGATTGAGATCATCGACGCTCGCATTCCATATTCCAGCGCCAACCCGTTGCTGTCGGATTTGCGAGGAGACAAAGCCTGTTTGAAGGTGTTGGCCAAGTCAGACTTGGCCGACCCGCGGATGACGGAGGAATGGCTGGAGTTCTTCGAACGATCCGAGTCGACTCGTGCCCGTGCGGTCACGACGGAAGATGTGCCCACCATCCGTCGTTTGAAGTCCGCTGTGATCGGCATGTGCCCGCAACGCCAGGGCCGACTGATCAATGCCATGGTGATGGGGATCCCCAACGTGGGCAAATCCACCATCATCAATTTTTTGGCAGGACGCAAAGTCGCGAAAACGGGGAACACGCCCGCCGTGACCCAGCATCAGCAAAAAGTCGACATTGGTGACGGCGTCATTTTGTGGGATACGCCCGGCATGCTCTGGCCGAAAGTCCACAACCCAAATAGCGGCTACCGTTTGGCATTGATTGGGTCCATCAAGGACACGGCGATGGACTACAGCGACGTCGGCTTTTTCGCGGCACGGCACCTCAGCCAGCACTACCCGGACCGATTGGCCGAACGTTTCGACCTGGAAGAAATTGCCGAAAACGAACTCGGCATCATTGAAGACATCGGTCGTCGACGCGGTTGCTTAGGTCGAAACAACCGAGTCGATTTGGAACGAGCGTCGCGAATTTTGATTCAGGAATATCGCTCGGGCGGTCTGGGACGTCTGACACTCGAAACGCCGGCCACGATGCAGCGAGAACGCTTGCAAACGGAAAAAGCCGTGGCGGAAGCGGCGGAAGCGGCTCGCTTGAAGGACGAGAAACGCAAGAAGCGTTTCAAAGCCAAACAGCGAGCCCAACGAAAGTCTCGCGAAATGGACGCTTCACGTCGCGAACGTCGTCGGTGA
- the fucP gene encoding L-fucose:H+ symporter permease, with protein MAESSVADTQNQTEVVPKSYLVAFILTTFCFALWGFANDITNPLVEAFGRIFNQSNFVSSFVQFAFYGGYCFMALPAALFIKKFSYKTGLLVGLALYALGGLAFIPAASVGEFMPFLIAFFVMTCGLSFLETSANPYILSMGPESTATQRLNLAQSFNPLGSIVGILTAKYAILSNINPLDGPERAELPAEQFDAMKFSDLAIVRGPYVAIGLVIVTMFILILVKKMPRNHDADGSLDIGGTLSRLFANSRYVGGVIAQAFYVGAQIMCWTFTAQYGKAVFMDEGMSAGEAAAAASSFTLYSMVLFAVARFVCTFLLKYVRPGALLMVLALGAIGLLLPVMFVGGQIGLWALVGVSGCMSLMFPTIYGIALDRVGDDAKLGAAGLVMAIAGGSIMPPLQGYLIDSWSLNLSFVLPVICFIVIAIYGLSTAKPQPEPTPAVA; from the coding sequence ATGGCCGAATCCAGCGTCGCGGACACACAAAACCAAACGGAAGTGGTCCCCAAGAGTTACTTGGTTGCATTCATTCTCACGACGTTTTGTTTTGCCCTCTGGGGATTCGCGAACGACATCACCAACCCTCTGGTGGAAGCCTTTGGCCGCATCTTCAACCAAAGTAACTTCGTCAGTTCGTTCGTGCAGTTTGCTTTTTATGGTGGCTACTGCTTCATGGCATTGCCGGCCGCTCTGTTCATTAAGAAGTTCTCGTACAAGACAGGCTTGCTGGTTGGATTGGCGCTGTACGCCTTGGGTGGACTGGCATTCATTCCCGCGGCCAGCGTTGGTGAATTCATGCCGTTTCTCATCGCGTTTTTCGTGATGACTTGCGGACTAAGTTTTCTTGAGACGAGTGCCAATCCTTACATTCTTTCGATGGGACCGGAATCCACGGCGACCCAGCGTCTGAACTTGGCACAATCCTTCAACCCACTCGGTTCGATCGTCGGCATCCTGACCGCGAAGTACGCAATTCTTTCGAACATCAATCCGCTCGATGGACCGGAGCGAGCCGAGTTGCCGGCGGAACAATTCGATGCGATGAAGTTTTCGGACCTCGCGATTGTTCGCGGCCCCTACGTGGCAATCGGACTGGTCATCGTCACGATGTTCATCTTGATTCTGGTCAAGAAAATGCCTCGCAATCATGACGCTGATGGATCACTCGATATCGGTGGCACGCTTTCGCGACTGTTTGCCAATTCGCGATATGTGGGAGGCGTTATCGCACAAGCCTTCTACGTCGGTGCTCAGATCATGTGCTGGACGTTCACCGCCCAATACGGCAAAGCGGTCTTCATGGACGAAGGCATGTCCGCCGGGGAGGCAGCCGCTGCGGCATCGTCCTTCACCCTGTACTCGATGGTGCTTTTCGCAGTCGCCCGATTCGTTTGCACGTTCCTGCTCAAGTACGTTCGCCCGGGAGCCTTGTTGATGGTCCTGGCCTTGGGTGCGATCGGACTGCTGCTTCCCGTCATGTTTGTGGGCGGACAAATTGGTCTTTGGGCATTGGTCGGCGTATCGGGTTGCATGTCATTGATGTTCCCAACGATCTACGGAATCGCCCTGGATCGTGTCGGGGACGATGCAAAACTGGGTGCCGCCGGTTTGGTGATGGCCATTGCCGGTGGCTCGATCATGCCTCCGCTGCAGGGCTATTTGATCGATTCGTGGTCACTGAACCTCTCGTTTGTTTTGCCGGTCATCTGTTTCATCGTGATCGCGATCTACGGACTCTCCACGGCAAAACCACAGCCTGAACCGACTCCCGCGGTGGCTTGA
- a CDS encoding aldo/keto reductase: protein MPESIASRPREKAADVSIGNVLPPIVFGTSALGNLYQAVDQNTKRSIVSEWFEHCNGVVAADSAGKYGAGLALECMADALRSLEISPNQVLISNKLGWRRVPLKTPEPTFEPGAWVGLEHDAVQDISYDGILRCWEQGCELMAPYQPQLVSVHDPDEYLTASTSEDDRKRRWDDILGAYQALSELRDRGDVLGIGVGSKDWRVSEELTRAFPLDWVMLATSLTIREHPPALLDFIERMRQSNVSIINSAVFHAGFLTGGQYYDYRKVTGESAEDQVLICWRDRFHHHCEQHGVLPAEACVAFGMSPPGVIATALNSSNPKRIAQNVGLVSANPPKAFWDSMKQEGLVDPAYPFV, encoded by the coding sequence ATGCCAGAGTCCATCGCCTCTCGACCTCGAGAGAAAGCTGCCGATGTATCGATTGGCAACGTTCTACCGCCAATCGTTTTTGGCACGAGTGCGTTGGGCAATCTCTATCAAGCGGTCGATCAAAACACCAAACGGTCGATCGTTTCCGAATGGTTCGAACACTGCAACGGTGTCGTTGCAGCGGACTCCGCGGGAAAGTACGGCGCTGGCCTCGCACTTGAATGCATGGCCGACGCGTTGCGTTCCCTGGAAATTTCTCCCAATCAAGTGTTGATCAGCAACAAGCTTGGTTGGCGACGGGTTCCGTTGAAGACGCCCGAGCCGACGTTCGAACCCGGTGCTTGGGTGGGACTCGAGCACGACGCTGTCCAGGACATCAGTTACGACGGCATCCTGCGTTGCTGGGAACAGGGCTGCGAGTTGATGGCCCCCTACCAACCGCAGTTAGTATCGGTTCATGACCCGGACGAGTACCTCACTGCGTCAACCAGCGAGGATGATCGAAAACGACGCTGGGATGACATCCTCGGCGCCTATCAGGCATTGAGTGAACTGCGAGACCGAGGCGACGTGCTCGGCATTGGCGTGGGATCGAAAGACTGGCGAGTTTCCGAAGAGTTGACACGAGCGTTCCCATTGGACTGGGTGATGCTGGCAACCAGTTTGACCATCCGCGAACACCCGCCGGCATTGTTGGACTTCATCGAGCGAATGCGGCAAAGCAATGTCAGCATCATCAACTCGGCGGTGTTCCACGCCGGCTTTTTGACGGGCGGTCAATACTACGATTACCGCAAGGTCACCGGAGAATCAGCAGAAGACCAAGTCCTGATTTGTTGGCGAGATCGCTTCCATCATCACTGCGAGCAACATGGCGTCTTGCCCGCCGAAGCTTGCGTGGCATTTGGAATGTCGCCTCCGGGGGTTATTGCCACGGCGCTGAACAGCAGCAATCCAAAACGCATTGCGCAGAACGTTGGCTTGGTATCAGCGAATCCGCCAAAGGCCTTCTGGGATTCGATGAAACAAGAAGGCTTGGTCGATCCGGCTTACCCCTTTGTTTGA
- a CDS encoding alpha-L-fucosidase: MSSSMKFRTVLTAILACVTSPLALAQDQSQPHPATLPHPQVEPALESIHETIESGPFQAEWNSLEAYEIPQWYKDAKFGIFIHWGAYSVPAFGSEWYPRQMYINRGRRGDNFFEHHVKTYGPQKEFGYKDFIPQFKAEKFDAKAWAKLFKDTGARYVIPVAEHHDGFPMYDCAFTRWDASEMGPKRDIIQELSEAIRAEGMKFGVSSHRAFNWMFYVRDPSFDNADPQYADLYGRPMPFLFEDDAWDYRKSFVPQDQQFKDDWLARSCELIDKYQPDVFWFDFGITPKHQDTDHLNNSFAEHLQKFAAYYYNKTSSNEDLGIINYKFNAFPESAAVLDKERSKMAEIRKPFWQTDTAVSSSSWGYTKNQRYKTPERLVNDLVDIVSKNGCLLLNVGPRADGTIPDEDQAILKAIGDWLKVNGEAIYGTTYWKTFGEGPTSVSTGHVSESKDKPFTSEDLRFTTKDDTLYVHGLKWPENNQVTVKTLASGSELYTEEIGAITLLGSDKEIKWERSEDGVVVTLPEENASKFAYVLKVTQ, translated from the coding sequence ATGAGCAGCAGCATGAAATTCCGGACTGTTTTGACAGCCATTTTGGCGTGCGTCACTTCCCCGCTCGCCCTTGCCCAAGACCAATCCCAGCCACACCCAGCCACGCTCCCGCATCCGCAGGTTGAGCCCGCGCTGGAATCCATTCACGAGACGATCGAAAGCGGCCCCTTCCAAGCGGAATGGAATTCGTTGGAAGCCTACGAGATTCCGCAGTGGTACAAGGACGCCAAATTCGGCATCTTCATTCACTGGGGCGCCTACAGCGTTCCCGCGTTTGGCAGCGAGTGGTATCCGCGGCAGATGTATATCAACCGCGGTCGTCGAGGAGACAACTTCTTCGAACACCATGTGAAGACCTACGGTCCGCAAAAGGAATTCGGCTACAAAGACTTCATCCCACAATTCAAAGCCGAGAAGTTCGACGCGAAAGCGTGGGCCAAGCTCTTCAAGGACACCGGCGCTCGCTACGTCATTCCTGTTGCGGAGCACCACGACGGGTTCCCCATGTACGACTGTGCGTTCACACGCTGGGACGCCTCGGAGATGGGGCCCAAACGCGACATCATCCAAGAATTGTCCGAGGCCATCCGGGCTGAAGGAATGAAATTCGGCGTCAGCAGCCACCGTGCATTCAATTGGATGTTCTACGTCCGCGATCCATCATTCGACAACGCGGACCCTCAGTACGCTGATCTCTACGGCCGTCCGATGCCGTTCTTGTTCGAAGATGATGCGTGGGATTACCGCAAAAGTTTCGTCCCACAAGACCAACAATTCAAAGATGACTGGTTGGCTCGTTCGTGCGAGCTGATCGACAAGTATCAGCCCGACGTGTTTTGGTTCGACTTCGGCATCACCCCAAAGCACCAAGACACCGACCACCTGAACAATTCGTTCGCTGAACACCTGCAAAAATTTGCTGCCTACTACTACAACAAGACGTCCTCCAACGAGGACTTGGGCATCATCAACTACAAGTTCAACGCGTTCCCTGAATCGGCCGCGGTTCTGGACAAAGAGCGTTCGAAGATGGCCGAGATCCGCAAACCTTTCTGGCAAACGGACACCGCGGTCAGCTCCAGCTCTTGGGGTTACACCAAAAACCAACGCTACAAGACGCCCGAGCGTTTGGTCAACGATTTGGTGGACATCGTCAGCAAGAACGGTTGCCTTCTCCTGAACGTCGGTCCCCGTGCAGACGGCACCATTCCCGATGAAGACCAAGCGATCCTGAAAGCAATCGGCGATTGGTTAAAGGTCAATGGGGAAGCGATCTATGGCACGACTTATTGGAAGACCTTCGGTGAAGGTCCCACATCCGTCTCAACGGGTCACGTTTCCGAATCGAAAGACAAGCCGTTTACATCGGAAGACCTGCGATTCACGACCAAGGACGACACACTGTACGTGCATGGTTTGAAATGGCCAGAGAACAATCAAGTGACGGTCAAAACGTTGGCCAGTGGCAGCGAACTTTATACCGAAGAGATCGGCGCCATCACGTTGCTGGGGTCCGACAAGGAAATCAAATGGGAACGCAGTGAAGACGGAGTCGTGGTGACGCTTCCTGAAGAGAACGCGTCGAAGTTTGCTTATGTCCTGAAGGTAACTCAGTGA
- a CDS encoding ThuA domain-containing protein: protein MLKHLPLALAAALAPAFLNLTAYGDEAQSPSSDKLQVLLVAGGCCHDYATQSKLLKEGLEERIDAEVTVVLSDDKSTQARFEIYESDEWADGYDVVIHDECSANVTEKPYVNRILDTHLDGVPAVNLHCAMHSYRWGDYKNPVQPGAENAGWFEMLGLQSSGHGPKFPIDIQHQNEHPITKGMKDWTTINEELYNNVRIFDGASALISGVQETPPNKRQLKQDPNAQPNTATAVVAWTNEYGPNKTRIFSTSLGHQNETVADARYMDLVSRGVLWAAGRLQEESK from the coding sequence ATGCTCAAACACCTTCCGCTAGCACTTGCCGCAGCCCTCGCCCCGGCGTTCCTGAATCTCACTGCCTACGGCGATGAAGCACAATCACCTTCCTCCGACAAACTTCAGGTCCTGCTGGTCGCGGGGGGCTGCTGCCACGATTACGCAACGCAGTCCAAGTTGTTGAAGGAAGGACTCGAAGAAAGAATCGACGCAGAGGTCACGGTGGTGTTGAGCGATGACAAGTCCACTCAGGCCCGTTTCGAGATCTACGAATCGGATGAGTGGGCCGACGGCTACGATGTCGTGATCCACGATGAGTGTTCCGCCAACGTCACTGAAAAGCCGTACGTCAACCGAATCCTAGACACGCACCTTGACGGCGTCCCCGCTGTGAACTTGCACTGCGCCATGCACAGCTATCGATGGGGCGACTACAAAAACCCCGTGCAACCGGGTGCCGAGAACGCCGGATGGTTTGAGATGCTGGGTCTGCAATCCAGCGGTCACGGCCCCAAGTTTCCAATCGACATTCAGCACCAGAACGAACACCCAATCACCAAGGGCATGAAAGACTGGACCACCATCAACGAAGAACTTTACAACAACGTTCGCATCTTCGATGGCGCATCGGCTCTGATTAGCGGAGTCCAGGAGACTCCACCCAACAAACGCCAACTCAAACAAGACCCCAACGCGCAGCCCAACACAGCCACCGCCGTCGTTGCATGGACCAACGAGTACGGCCCCAACAAAACGCGAATTTTCAGCACATCGCTGGGACACCAAAATGAGACCGTCGCCGATGCTCGCTACATGGACTTGGTCTCCCGCGGGGTTCTGTGGGCCGCCGGTCGTTTGCAAGAAGAATCGAAATAG